AGAAGAGGCGCGCGCCTGGCTGTTGCCAGGAGCCTGGGGGCAGGCCTGCCTTGCGGCAGAGGTTTTCCAGGTAGGCCAGGCGGTCCCAGCCTTGTTCCACGGGCACCTGCGGCAGGAACACGCCGCTTTGCCCGGCGTATTGGAGGACCAGACCGTGGCGGCCCACTTCCACGGCCTGGGGGTCAAGGCAGAGGCTGGGTTCGCCCAGGACGGAGATTTCCAGATGGATCTGGGGCCATTCCGCAGCGGTGAGGGGCGGGAAGCGGGGATCCTGAAAAGCTGCTGCGGCGGCCATGTGCCAGACAGTGGCATAGAGGGGTTCACGGCCGAGAATATTGCCGATGCAGCCGCGCAGGGCGTG
The nucleotide sequence above comes from Desulfovibrio legallii. Encoded proteins:
- the amrA gene encoding AmmeMemoRadiSam system protein A, which translates into the protein MSLSFALTPAEKDFLGRQARTAIDSGLAGTYAAAAPAPPQELLSGALGRRLGAFVTLTDNHALRGCIGNILGREPLYATVWHMAAAAAFQDPRFPPLTAAEWPQIHLEISVLGEPSLCLDPQAVEVGRHGLVLQYAGQSGVFLPQVPVEQGWDRLAYLENLCRKAGLPPGSWQQPGARLFWYEALVFSVPDAAAG